A part of Arthrobacter dokdonellae genomic DNA contains:
- a CDS encoding enoyl-CoA hydratase/isomerase family protein, producing the protein MADPLMSGSLADDAGHRLDPASFATLLVTEAEDRVAVQLNRPAVRNAIDAQMVDELHAVCTYLEQVPKVLILSGIPGDEAAGAKGIFASGADIAQLRERRRGDALAGINSGLFDRIARLPMPVIAALDGYALGGGAELAYAADFRIGTRALRMGQPETSLGIMAAAGATWRLKELVGEPVAKQMLLAGRILTGEGCLAVGLITELVESAELMAAAHALAERIGLQDPLAVQATKRVFHAPRESHPEVDNREQAELFESPAKFERMQAFLDRRKK; encoded by the coding sequence ATGGCTGATCCGCTGATGTCCGGGTCCCTGGCGGACGACGCCGGACACCGCCTGGATCCCGCGTCCTTCGCCACGCTGCTGGTCACCGAGGCGGAGGACCGCGTGGCCGTCCAGCTCAACCGGCCCGCCGTGCGCAACGCCATCGACGCGCAGATGGTGGACGAGCTGCATGCCGTCTGCACTTACTTGGAGCAGGTGCCCAAGGTGCTCATCCTCTCCGGAATTCCGGGCGACGAGGCCGCCGGGGCCAAGGGGATCTTCGCCTCCGGCGCCGACATCGCCCAGCTGCGCGAACGCCGCCGCGGCGACGCCCTCGCCGGCATCAACTCCGGCTTGTTTGACCGCATTGCCAGGCTGCCCATGCCCGTGATCGCGGCCCTGGACGGGTACGCGCTCGGCGGCGGGGCCGAGCTGGCCTACGCCGCGGACTTCCGCATCGGCACCCGCGCACTGCGCATGGGCCAGCCGGAAACGTCGCTGGGGATCATGGCGGCCGCCGGCGCCACGTGGCGGCTGAAGGAGCTGGTGGGCGAGCCCGTGGCAAAGCAGATGCTGCTGGCCGGGCGCATCCTCACCGGCGAGGGGTGCCTGGCCGTGGGACTCATCACCGAACTGGTCGAGTCCGCGGAACTGATGGCGGCGGCCCATGCCCTGGCGGAGCGGATCGGCCTGCAGGACCCGCTTGCGGTGCAGGCCACCAAGCGCGTGTTCCACGCACCGCGGGAATCCCATCCGGAGGTCGACAACCGGGAACAGGCGGAACTGTTTGAATCGCCCGCCAAGTTTGAACGCATGCAGGCATTCTTGGACAGGAGGAAAAAATGA
- the paaZ gene encoding phenylacetic acid degradation bifunctional protein PaaZ yields the protein MATATSIETVPSYVRDAWWTPASDARATDARDASTGEVLARVSADGLDLAAAVDHGRTVGQAELGRLTIHERALKLRELAQYLNGRREELYAVSAQTGATKIDSMVDIDGGIGVLFTFSSKGRRELPNANVIVDGPVEVLSKDGSFIGEHIYTRIPGVAVQINAFNFPVWGMLEKFAPAFIAGVPTIVKPATPGGYLAAAAVRAIVESGILPAGSLQLISGSARDLVDQLDYRDMVSFTGSASTANLLRNHPNVAHGGVRFTSETDSLNAAILGPDAGPGTPEFDAFIKSVVTEMTVKAGQKCTSIRRAIVPNAVRQAVIDAIGARITERVVVGDPRAEGVTMGALASLEQLADVRSAVETMLAAGGELAFGSLDAPRVTRADGAVDSAADGAFMSPVLLSWDDAEAPAVHALEAFGPVASVLGYDTHDGGDVSEAVRLAALGAGSLVATVCTNDPDVARQLVTGIAAHHGRVLILNREDARTSTGHGSPVPHLVHGGPGRAGGGEELGGIRSVKHHMQRTAIQGSPNMLTAVTGVWHSGADRVAAGDPEFGGMAGAVHPFRKSLAELRIGDAFASGLRQVTLEDITAFANSTGDTFYAHTDAAAAEKNPFFPGIVAHGYLLVSWAAGLFVEAAPGPVLANYGLESLRFITPVAAGDSIRVTLTAKKITPRVTDEYGEVCWDAILHNQNGDIVATYDVLTLVEKEDTLYR from the coding sequence ATGGCCACAGCAACGTCAATTGAAACGGTTCCGAGCTACGTCCGGGACGCCTGGTGGACCCCCGCCAGCGACGCCCGGGCCACCGACGCGCGCGATGCCAGCACGGGGGAGGTCCTCGCCCGGGTCTCCGCCGACGGACTCGACCTGGCGGCCGCCGTCGACCACGGCAGGACGGTCGGGCAGGCCGAATTGGGCCGGCTGACCATCCACGAGCGTGCCCTTAAACTGCGCGAACTGGCGCAGTACCTTAACGGGCGCCGCGAGGAGCTGTACGCGGTTTCCGCCCAAACGGGTGCCACGAAAATCGACTCCATGGTGGACATCGACGGCGGAATCGGCGTGCTGTTCACGTTTTCCTCCAAGGGCCGGCGTGAACTTCCCAACGCCAACGTCATTGTGGACGGGCCGGTGGAGGTGCTTTCCAAGGACGGGTCGTTCATCGGCGAGCACATCTATACCCGCATCCCGGGTGTGGCCGTGCAGATCAATGCGTTCAACTTCCCCGTGTGGGGCATGCTGGAAAAGTTCGCCCCCGCCTTCATCGCCGGCGTACCCACCATCGTCAAGCCCGCCACCCCCGGCGGCTATTTGGCCGCGGCCGCCGTGCGGGCCATCGTCGAGTCCGGGATCCTGCCCGCCGGTTCGCTGCAGCTGATTTCCGGCTCCGCGCGGGACCTGGTGGACCAGCTTGACTACCGCGACATGGTCTCCTTCACCGGCTCCGCCAGCACGGCGAACCTGCTGAGGAACCACCCGAACGTGGCCCACGGCGGCGTCCGCTTCACCTCCGAAACCGACTCGCTCAACGCCGCCATCCTCGGGCCGGACGCCGGCCCCGGCACGCCGGAATTCGACGCGTTCATCAAGTCGGTGGTCACCGAAATGACGGTCAAGGCGGGCCAAAAATGCACATCCATCCGCCGGGCCATCGTCCCCAACGCTGTGCGCCAGGCCGTCATTGACGCCATCGGCGCCCGCATCACGGAGCGCGTGGTGGTCGGGGACCCCCGCGCGGAGGGTGTCACGATGGGAGCCCTGGCCTCGCTGGAGCAGCTGGCCGACGTCCGTTCCGCCGTCGAAACCATGCTCGCGGCCGGCGGCGAGCTCGCCTTCGGCTCCCTGGACGCACCCCGGGTGACCCGCGCGGACGGGGCCGTTGACTCGGCCGCCGACGGCGCGTTCATGTCCCCGGTGCTGCTGAGCTGGGACGACGCCGAGGCTCCCGCCGTGCACGCCTTGGAGGCCTTTGGCCCCGTCGCCAGCGTGCTTGGCTATGACACGCACGACGGCGGCGACGTCTCCGAGGCCGTCAGGCTCGCCGCGTTGGGGGCGGGGTCCCTCGTCGCCACCGTCTGCACCAACGATCCCGACGTCGCCCGGCAGCTGGTGACCGGCATTGCCGCCCACCACGGCCGCGTGCTGATCCTCAACCGCGAGGATGCCCGCACCTCCACCGGCCACGGCTCGCCCGTGCCGCACCTGGTGCACGGCGGACCCGGGCGTGCCGGCGGCGGCGAGGAACTGGGCGGCATCCGCTCGGTCAAGCACCACATGCAGCGCACCGCCATCCAGGGTTCTCCGAACATGCTCACGGCGGTCACCGGCGTGTGGCATTCGGGCGCGGACCGGGTGGCCGCCGGGGACCCCGAGTTTGGCGGCATGGCAGGCGCCGTGCACCCGTTCCGGAAGTCGCTGGCCGAGCTGCGCATCGGCGACGCGTTTGCCTCCGGGCTGCGTCAGGTCACGCTGGAGGACATCACGGCGTTTGCCAACTCCACCGGAGACACCTTCTACGCCCACACCGACGCCGCGGCCGCCGAAAAGAACCCGTTCTTCCCCGGCATCGTGGCCCACGGCTACCTTCTGGTCTCGTGGGCGGCCGGGCTGTTCGTGGAGGCCGCCCCGGGCCCCGTCCTGGCCAACTACGGACTGGAATCCCTGCGCTTCATCACGCCTGTCGCGGCCGGGGACTCCATCCGTGTGACACTGACGGCCAAAAAGATCACACCGCGCGTCACCGACGAATACGGCGAGGTCTGCTGGGACGCGATCCTGCACAACCAAAACGGCGACATCGTGGCCACCTACGACGTCCTCACCCTCGTGGAGAAAGAGGACACGCTGTACCGGTAG
- the paaB gene encoding 1,2-phenylacetyl-CoA epoxidase subunit PaaB: MSDASSPESTAAPEGAAEPTSTTPAPAGGAHRWPLWEVFVRSSRGLSHVHAGSLHAPDASMALRNARDLYTRRNEGVSIWVVPSDAIAASDPDSKGAFFESPQGKDYRHATYYTKSEGVKHL; the protein is encoded by the coding sequence ATGAGTGACGCCAGTTCACCCGAAAGCACGGCAGCCCCTGAGGGCGCCGCAGAACCCACAAGCACGACGCCGGCCCCCGCCGGAGGTGCCCACCGCTGGCCCCTGTGGGAGGTCTTTGTCCGCTCCAGCCGCGGCCTCAGCCACGTCCACGCCGGATCCCTGCACGCGCCGGACGCCTCCATGGCGCTGCGCAATGCCCGCGATCTGTACACGCGCCGGAACGAGGGCGTGTCCATCTGGGTGGTCCCCTCCGACGCCATTGCCGCCTCGGACCCCGACTCCAAGGGTGCCTTCTTCGAGTCGCCCCAGGGCAAGGACTACCGCCACGCCACGTACTACACGAAGAGCGAAGGGGTGAAACACCTGTGA
- the paaA gene encoding 1,2-phenylacetyl-CoA epoxidase subunit PaaA — MSPEDAAGQENFDRVIAKDSRVEPKDWMPEAYRRSLVRQISQHAHSEIIGMQPEANWITRAPSLKRKSILMAKVQDEAGHGLYLYSAAETLGTTRDDMMDALVAGKARYSSIFNYPTVTWADMGAIGWMVDGAAICNQVPLCRASYGPYGRAMVRVCKEESFHQRQGFEILLELANGTPGQRAMAQDAVNRWYAPSLMMFGPPDDDSPNSKQSMAWNIKRFSNDELRSRFVGMLAEQVKVLGLTLPDDEIRFNEDTKKWEHGSLDWDEFKEVLAGRGPCNAQRLERRRSAHDDGAWVREAAAAYAAKQAGQQAATNEQKAAA; from the coding sequence ATGTCCCCGGAAGATGCCGCGGGCCAGGAAAACTTTGACCGCGTCATCGCCAAGGACTCCCGCGTGGAGCCCAAGGACTGGATGCCGGAGGCCTACCGCCGTTCCCTGGTGCGCCAGATTTCCCAGCACGCGCATTCGGAGATCATCGGCATGCAGCCGGAGGCCAACTGGATCACCCGCGCGCCCAGCCTCAAACGCAAATCCATCCTCATGGCAAAGGTCCAGGACGAGGCCGGCCACGGCCTCTACCTGTACTCGGCCGCCGAGACGCTGGGCACCACGCGCGACGACATGATGGATGCGCTGGTGGCCGGCAAGGCCCGCTATTCCTCCATCTTCAACTACCCCACGGTCACCTGGGCGGACATGGGAGCCATCGGCTGGATGGTGGACGGCGCCGCCATCTGCAACCAGGTGCCGCTGTGCCGCGCCTCCTACGGCCCCTACGGACGGGCGATGGTGCGCGTCTGCAAGGAAGAGTCGTTCCACCAGCGCCAAGGGTTCGAGATCCTGCTGGAGCTGGCCAACGGCACGCCCGGGCAGCGCGCGATGGCGCAGGACGCCGTCAACCGCTGGTACGCACCGTCCCTGATGATGTTCGGGCCGCCGGATGACGATTCGCCCAACTCCAAGCAGTCAATGGCCTGGAACATCAAGCGTTTCAGCAATGACGAGCTCCGGTCCCGCTTCGTCGGCATGCTGGCCGAGCAGGTCAAGGTGCTGGGGCTGACCCTGCCGGACGACGAGATCCGCTTCAACGAGGACACCAAAAAGTGGGAACACGGCTCGCTGGACTGGGATGAATTCAAGGAAGTTTTGGCCGGCCGCGGCCCCTGCAATGCCCAGCGCCTGGAGCGCCGCCGCTCCGCCCACGACGACGGAGCCTGGGTCCGCGAGGCGGCCGCCGCCTATGCGGCAAAGCAAGCAGGCCAGCAGGCCGCCACGAACGAACAGAAAGCAGCAGCCTAG
- a CDS encoding DUF427 domain-containing protein produces the protein MATKISETLRALSRDLRYEPTTKRIRALLGDQPVLDSRSAVVLWEPRRVVPCYAVPANDVVGVLSPATPVTPGQDSPALLHPGIPFRRHSSEGKPLDVSAGGQSAAGAAFELGDPDLAGYVAFDPGAFSWLEESDPVQSHPRDPFHRVDIRHSARHVLASSGGMVLAESTAPLMVFETGMAERTYLPESDVNWDQLIPTDSMTLCPYKGAASYWRLAGGSGEDVAWSYQEPLAPAAEIARYVCFYDNLVDVKEL, from the coding sequence ATGGCCACCAAAATTTCCGAAACCCTGCGGGCCCTCTCACGCGACCTCCGCTACGAACCCACCACCAAGCGCATCCGCGCCCTGCTCGGGGACCAGCCCGTCCTTGATTCCCGCAGCGCCGTGGTCCTGTGGGAACCCCGGCGGGTGGTGCCGTGCTACGCGGTGCCGGCGAACGACGTCGTTGGCGTCCTGAGTCCGGCCACCCCCGTGACGCCCGGCCAAGATTCGCCCGCGTTGCTGCACCCCGGCATCCCGTTCCGCCGGCACAGCTCCGAAGGCAAGCCGCTGGACGTTTCGGCCGGCGGGCAAAGCGCGGCCGGAGCAGCGTTTGAGCTTGGCGACCCGGACCTGGCCGGCTATGTCGCGTTCGATCCGGGCGCTTTCAGCTGGCTGGAGGAGTCCGACCCCGTCCAGTCTCATCCGCGCGACCCCTTCCACCGGGTGGACATCCGTCACAGCGCCCGGCACGTCCTGGCGTCCAGCGGCGGCATGGTCCTGGCCGAATCCACGGCCCCGCTGATGGTGTTTGAAACGGGCATGGCCGAGCGGACGTACCTGCCCGAATCGGACGTCAACTGGGACCAGCTGATTCCCACTGATTCCATGACGTTGTGCCCCTACAAGGGTGCCGCCAGTTATTGGCGGCTGGCCGGCGGTTCCGGGGAGGACGTGGCCTGGAGCTACCAGGAGCCGCTGGCGCCCGCTGCGGAAATCGCCCGCTACGTCTGCTTCTACGACAACCTGGTGGACGTCAAGGAGCTGTAG
- the paaK gene encoding phenylacetate--CoA ligase PaaK, whose translation MTGTTKTDPSALDSAELMSRDELEALQLSRLQATVAYAYDRVPLYKRKFDEAGVHPRDLQELSDLAKFPYTTKEDLRQEYPFGMFAVPQNEVVRIHASSGTTGRPTVVGYTQNDLDVWASLVARSMRASGVRPGMKVHVAYGYGLFTGGLGAHYGAEALGTTVIPMSGGQTEKQIQLIQDFKPDAIMCTPTYLLTIMDAMLHRGIDPRATSLKFAVCGAEPWTEEMRHELEEGMDLQACDIYGLSEVMGPGVAGESVETKDGNHIWEDHFRPEIIDPFDHTTVLPDGHKGELVFTTLTKEALPIIRYRTKDLSSLLPGTARPSMRRMARISGRSDDMIILRGVNMFPSQIEEIALRIPALSPHFQLELTRSGRMDEMTIHIEPRENTTAEERSAAALALKSQIKIHVGSSCTIDVVEPGSLERSNGKLRRIYDNRPRR comes from the coding sequence ATGACCGGAACCACCAAGACGGACCCTTCCGCGCTGGACTCGGCGGAGCTCATGAGCCGCGACGAGCTGGAAGCCCTGCAGCTCTCCCGGCTTCAGGCCACAGTGGCGTACGCCTATGACCGCGTGCCGCTGTACAAGCGCAAGTTTGACGAAGCCGGCGTGCATCCGCGGGACCTGCAGGAACTTTCCGACCTTGCCAAGTTCCCGTACACCACCAAGGAAGACCTGCGCCAGGAGTACCCGTTCGGCATGTTCGCCGTGCCGCAGAACGAAGTGGTGCGCATCCATGCCAGCTCCGGCACCACCGGCCGGCCCACCGTGGTCGGCTACACGCAAAACGACCTCGACGTCTGGGCGTCCCTGGTGGCCCGCTCCATGCGCGCCTCCGGCGTCCGGCCGGGCATGAAAGTGCACGTCGCCTACGGCTACGGCCTGTTCACCGGCGGCCTCGGCGCCCACTACGGCGCCGAGGCGCTGGGGACCACCGTGATACCCATGTCCGGCGGCCAGACCGAAAAGCAGATCCAGCTGATCCAGGACTTCAAGCCGGACGCGATCATGTGCACGCCCACGTACCTGCTGACCATCATGGACGCCATGCTCCACCGCGGCATCGACCCGCGCGCCACCTCCCTGAAGTTTGCCGTCTGCGGCGCCGAGCCGTGGACGGAGGAAATGCGCCACGAGCTGGAGGAGGGCATGGACCTGCAGGCGTGCGACATTTACGGGCTCTCGGAAGTCATGGGTCCCGGCGTCGCCGGCGAATCCGTGGAAACCAAGGACGGCAACCACATCTGGGAGGACCACTTCCGTCCGGAGATCATCGACCCGTTTGACCACACCACGGTGCTGCCCGACGGCCACAAGGGCGAGCTGGTGTTCACGACGCTCACCAAGGAGGCCCTGCCGATCATCCGGTACCGCACCAAGGACCTGTCCAGCCTGCTGCCGGGAACCGCCCGCCCGTCGATGCGCCGGATGGCACGGATCAGCGGCCGCAGCGACGACATGATCATCCTGCGCGGCGTGAACATGTTCCCTTCCCAGATCGAGGAAATAGCGCTGCGCATCCCGGCGCTCAGCCCGCACTTCCAGCTGGAACTGACCCGCAGCGGCCGCATGGATGAGATGACCATCCACATCGAGCCCCGCGAAAACACCACAGCGGAGGAACGCAGTGCCGCAGCCCTGGCGTTGAAATCCCAGATCAAGATCCATGTCGGATCCTCATGCACCATCGACGTCGTGGAGCCGGGCTCACTGGAACGCTCCAACGGCAAGCTGCGCCGGATCTACGACAACCGCCCCCGGCGCTGA
- a CDS encoding 3-hydroxyacyl-CoA dehydrogenase family protein, whose product MTTTPDAPADAGAFSPTLPQFVGVLGGGRMGAGIAHAFLMAGCEVLVVERDDEAAAGARARVESAVAKSVERGLAGSPDGFLARLDVSTDYAGFARCGLVVEAVPEIWDLKVASLQGVERHLGPGAFLASNTSSLSMTGLAAELARPQNFIGLHFFNPVPASTLIEVVIAKQTGPELAATAQAWVAALGKTAVVVNDAPGFASSRLGVMLALEAMRMVEEGVASAEDIDAAMVLGYKHPTGPLRTTDIVGLDVRLGIAEYLAETLGERFAPPQILRDKVARGELGRKSGHGFFDWN is encoded by the coding sequence ATGACAACCACCCCCGACGCTCCCGCAGATGCGGGTGCCTTTTCGCCAACCCTCCCGCAGTTCGTGGGCGTCCTGGGCGGCGGCCGCATGGGCGCAGGCATCGCGCACGCCTTCCTCATGGCCGGTTGCGAGGTGCTGGTGGTGGAGCGCGACGACGAGGCTGCCGCCGGTGCCCGTGCCCGGGTGGAAAGCGCGGTCGCCAAGTCCGTCGAACGCGGGCTGGCCGGCAGCCCGGACGGCTTCCTGGCGCGGCTGGACGTGTCCACCGACTACGCCGGTTTTGCCCGGTGCGGACTCGTGGTGGAGGCCGTGCCGGAAATCTGGGACCTGAAGGTTGCCTCGCTGCAGGGCGTGGAAAGGCACCTAGGACCCGGCGCATTTCTGGCGTCCAACACGTCCTCGCTGTCCATGACGGGGCTGGCCGCGGAACTGGCCCGGCCACAGAACTTCATCGGCCTGCACTTTTTCAACCCCGTCCCGGCGTCCACGCTGATCGAGGTGGTCATAGCCAAACAGACCGGCCCGGAACTGGCGGCCACGGCGCAGGCCTGGGTGGCGGCGCTGGGCAAGACCGCCGTCGTCGTCAACGACGCACCCGGCTTCGCCTCCTCCAGGCTGGGCGTGATGCTGGCGCTGGAGGCCATGCGCATGGTCGAGGAGGGCGTGGCCAGTGCCGAGGACATCGATGCGGCCATGGTGCTCGGCTACAAGCACCCCACCGGGCCGCTGCGCACCACGGACATCGTGGGCCTGGACGTTCGCCTCGGCATTGCCGAATACCTCGCGGAGACACTGGGGGAGCGCTTCGCCCCGCCGCAGATCCTGCGTGACAAAGTGGCCCGCGGCGAGCTGGGACGCAAGTCCGGGCACGGATTTTTTGACTGGAACTAA
- the paaI gene encoding hydroxyphenylacetyl-CoA thioesterase PaaI codes for MASSGAGPQHPMLSNDYASEWLGIEVLGLEDGHATIAMTLRPEMMNGFGITHGGMIFAFADSAFALACNPVQGDTDFVTVASGVDVNFLSPTRAGQRITAVANRRQQQGRSGLYDVQVMADDGGTATVVAEFRGRSRTIPNRHTN; via the coding sequence ATGGCGTCCAGCGGGGCCGGGCCACAGCACCCCATGCTGTCCAACGACTACGCGTCCGAATGGCTGGGCATTGAAGTGCTCGGGCTGGAGGACGGCCATGCAACCATCGCGATGACGCTGCGACCGGAGATGATGAACGGCTTCGGCATCACGCACGGCGGCATGATCTTCGCCTTCGCCGATTCCGCCTTCGCCTTGGCCTGCAATCCCGTGCAGGGTGACACTGACTTCGTAACGGTGGCGTCCGGCGTCGACGTCAACTTCCTGTCACCCACCCGCGCGGGTCAGCGGATCACGGCCGTCGCCAACCGCCGCCAGCAGCAGGGCCGCAGCGGACTGTACGACGTCCAGGTCATGGCCGACGACGGCGGCACCGCCACCGTCGTGGCCGAGTTCCGCGGCCGCAGCCGAACCATCCCCAACAGACACACGAACTGA
- the paaC gene encoding 1,2-phenylacetyl-CoA epoxidase subunit PaaC, whose amino-acid sequence MNDHSGNLGDSAASATRITPGFALRPEDIALAAEQGTAKPSGDVAEYALRLGDDALILAQRLGHWISRAPELEEDVALGNIALDQLGHARSFLTYAGAAWGKTEDDLAYFRREPEFRSAHLFEQPNGDFAATIARQFIVANYQFPLYRELTKSSDPMLAAIAAKAVKEVDYHLDHSTQWVLRLAGGTEESRRRLEAGMKLMWPFVGELFEDDALTARLGTAGVVPSSLKDEFDRSTGAVLAEAELDVSGHPMATGGGRQGRHSEHLGLVLAEMQVLAREFPGASW is encoded by the coding sequence GTGAACGACCACTCCGGCAACCTGGGCGATTCCGCCGCGTCCGCCACCCGCATCACCCCCGGTTTTGCGCTGCGGCCCGAGGACATTGCGCTGGCCGCCGAACAAGGCACGGCCAAGCCCAGCGGGGACGTGGCCGAATACGCGCTGCGCCTCGGCGACGACGCCCTGATCCTGGCCCAGCGTCTGGGGCACTGGATCTCACGCGCACCCGAGCTCGAGGAGGACGTGGCCCTGGGCAACATCGCCCTGGACCAGCTGGGCCACGCCCGCTCCTTCCTCACGTACGCCGGCGCCGCCTGGGGCAAGACCGAGGACGACCTCGCCTACTTTCGCCGTGAACCGGAGTTCCGCTCCGCCCACCTCTTTGAGCAGCCGAACGGCGACTTTGCCGCCACCATTGCCCGGCAGTTCATCGTGGCCAACTACCAGTTCCCGCTGTACCGCGAACTGACAAAATCCTCCGACCCGATGCTGGCAGCCATCGCCGCCAAGGCCGTCAAGGAAGTGGACTACCACCTGGACCACAGCACCCAGTGGGTCCTGCGCCTGGCCGGCGGCACCGAGGAATCCCGGCGCCGCCTGGAAGCAGGCATGAAGCTCATGTGGCCGTTTGTCGGCGAGCTCTTTGAGGACGATGCGCTCACCGCACGGCTGGGCACGGCCGGCGTTGTGCCGTCCAGCCTGAAGGATGAATTTGACCGCTCCACCGGCGCCGTCCTTGCCGAGGCGGAACTGGACGTGTCCGGGCACCCGATGGCCACGGGCGGGGGCCGGCAGGGCCGCCACTCCGAACACCTGGGGCTTGTTCTGGCGGAGATGCAGGTGCTGGCGCGCGAATTCCCCGGGGCGAGCTGGTGA
- a CDS encoding TetR/AcrR family transcriptional regulator gives MPNTAAASVTAPASSKRGRPGYDQQSVLRIAVDVFNKHGYDATSMGLLAEHLGISKSAIYHHVPSKEDLLRLALEEALGGLEGVLQLDGATTGAPDARLEFVLRGTIEVLVSRLPFVTLLLRLRGNTEMERDALARRRVFDRTITGLVSDAQRDGSLRTDIAPGTVTRLLFGTINSIVEWYRPGGALSAEKLADDVLAISFQGLHK, from the coding sequence ATGCCCAACACCGCCGCCGCCAGCGTCACGGCCCCCGCCTCGTCCAAGCGGGGCCGGCCCGGCTACGACCAGCAGTCCGTGCTGCGGATCGCCGTGGACGTGTTCAACAAGCACGGCTACGACGCCACGTCCATGGGACTCCTGGCCGAGCACCTGGGCATTTCCAAGTCCGCCATCTACCACCATGTCCCCTCAAAGGAGGACCTGCTGCGGCTGGCACTGGAGGAGGCCTTGGGCGGCCTGGAGGGCGTCCTGCAGCTCGACGGCGCCACCACCGGCGCCCCGGATGCCCGCCTTGAGTTTGTGCTCCGCGGCACGATCGAGGTGCTGGTGTCCCGGCTGCCTTTCGTCACGCTGCTGCTGCGCCTGCGCGGCAACACGGAGATGGAACGCGACGCCCTGGCCCGCCGCCGCGTGTTTGACCGCACCATCACGGGTCTGGTGTCCGATGCCCAGCGCGACGGATCGCTGCGGACCGACATCGCACCGGGCACCGTCACGCGGCTCCTCTTTGGCACCATCAACTCGATCGTGGAATGGTACCGGCCCGGCGGCGCGCTGTCCGCCGAAAAGCTGGCCGACGACGTCCTGGCCATCTCTTTCCAGGGCCTGCACAAGTAG